In Brassica napus cultivar Da-Ae unplaced genomic scaffold, Da-Ae ScsIHWf_1498;HRSCAF=2094, whole genome shotgun sequence, the genomic window TAACATTAGTAAGTCAGCATAATCTCTCCATAACAAACAATCTGACTAGAGAAACCATCATGTATATATCCATTGTATAAGAAAATCATACCAATCTAGATGAATATATGGCCAATAATATCTAAGGAGATTATATGAACAGGATAATAGTTAAAAGTAGTAGCATAACATTTATTTTTCGGAGTTCGCACAATGAGAATAGATTACAGCATAACACTATCACTGGGCAAAACCAAGAGTGGAGATTAATGTAAAACTTAGTATCAAAGAGCTCTGAAGCTATCAACTTTATCAAGCCTGGCGGTGCCGGAGCTGGAAGATTCGCCGAGTGGATCAGGAGAAGTTGCAGCTCTGGAAGCTTCTCTTCTTTTCAGAGAAGTTGGCAATCCCGAGATCTCCTTCATGAGATGCAGCCTCATGTCGGTAGGACGAGTCTGGTTACCGATGCAGGCCATAGCAAACTTGGAGTAACTAAACAATACATCTGCAGCTGCTTGTTTCTTCTCATCAACCTATATATAACAAGAAGAAGACTTTCATCATCTCATCTCAAATAAACGGTTATAACCAAAAGTCAAGAACTTTGCAATCTAACAACCCTAAAGCTCGGATTTTTATGTAAAGAGAGAGGATTAAATAGGCAAAGCGAGGAAACTATTAGCTCAAATTTAATGACGCAGCTTTTAATAATCTGAAAATCGAAATCCCAAATTCAGATCAAAGGCGCACCTCGTAATCATCTTTCATGGTGTAAAAAGAAGAGCGGATTGCTCTGTTTCGCGTTCCTGCTGCTCAGATCTTCTGCTCAAGGAGAACGACAACGAGGTGACCTACTTCTCTAGCTATGGTTTGATCAGAGCTCACAGAGCTCTCGGAGGCTCATTGTCAAATTGTATGATAAAGGAGTAAAGGACAAACTTGTCGgggataaaaattaaaattaaacatcaCGCTGTTTTCCTCACCCAAAAAACGACCGGTGCATAAAAACGGCAGAGCATGTGAAACACTTCTGTTACACACACTTAACGGAAACAGTTGTCGTCTTGTTTGCTGATTAGTTCTGTAATAAAAATT contains:
- the BNAA01G01590D gene encoding uncharacterized protein BNAA01G01590D; the protein is MKDDYEVDEKKQAAADVLFSYSKFAMACIGNQTRPTDMRLHLMKEISGLPTSLKRREASRAATSPDPLGESSSSGTARLDKVDSFRAL